The following proteins are encoded in a genomic region of Gemmatimonadota bacterium:
- a CDS encoding YebC/PmpR family DNA-binding transcriptional regulator translates to MAGHSKWAQIKRKKAVIDAKRGQAFTKLIREITVAAREGGGHVEFNPRLRLAVDTAKAANMPADNIERAIKRGTGELEGVNYEEVVYEGYGPGGVALYIQTLTDNQNRTVAEVRHVLDRNGGNLGTSGSVAWQFSRKGQIYVDGARHSEEAVFEAAIEAGAEDVSREGDEFLVSTEVADFHAVQQALGGAGIELSQAELSMIANNEVDVAGKEAERLIKLLDALEDLDDVQKVYSNGNIDEAVLAEVL, encoded by the coding sequence GTGGCCGGTCATTCCAAATGGGCGCAGATCAAGCGCAAGAAAGCCGTCATCGACGCCAAGCGCGGCCAGGCCTTCACCAAGCTGATCCGCGAGATCACGGTGGCGGCCCGGGAGGGCGGCGGGCACGTGGAGTTCAACCCGCGCCTCCGCCTGGCCGTGGACACCGCCAAGGCCGCCAACATGCCGGCGGACAACATCGAGCGCGCCATCAAGCGGGGCACCGGCGAGCTGGAGGGGGTCAACTACGAAGAGGTCGTCTACGAGGGCTACGGACCCGGGGGCGTGGCCCTCTACATCCAGACGCTGACCGACAACCAGAATCGGACGGTGGCCGAGGTGCGCCACGTGCTGGATCGCAACGGAGGCAACCTCGGCACGTCGGGCTCGGTGGCGTGGCAGTTCTCCCGCAAGGGCCAGATCTACGTGGACGGCGCCCGCCACTCGGAGGAGGCCGTATTCGAGGCGGCCATCGAGGCCGGCGCGGAGGACGTCTCCCGCGAGGGGGACGAGTTCCTGGTCAGCACCGAGGTCGCGGACTTCCACGCCGTGCAGCAGGCGCTCGGCGGGGCCGGGATCGAGCTCTCCCAGGCCGAGCTCTCCATGATCGCCAACAACGAGGTGGACGTCGCGGGGAAGGAGGCCGAGCGGCTGATCAAGCTCCTCGACGCCCTCGAGGACCTGGACGACGTGCAGAAGGTCTATTCCAACGGCAACATCGACGAGGCCGTCCTCGCCGAGGTGCTGTAG
- the ruvC gene encoding crossover junction endodeoxyribonuclease RuvC: MIVVGIDPGTRVTGYGVVAARGAGAYTLLECGVIRTSAQAPLPTRIREIYEGTCQILDRHGPVAVAVERVFQGRNVHSALTLGQARGVVLLAAALREIDIAEYAPGEIKKAVVGFGRAEKDQVAFMVQRLLRLKSPPAPHDAADGVAAALCHHLSGGLAGIPAGGRA, encoded by the coding sequence GTGATCGTCGTCGGCATCGACCCCGGGACCCGCGTCACCGGCTACGGCGTGGTCGCGGCCCGGGGCGCGGGCGCCTACACCCTGCTCGAATGCGGGGTGATCCGGACCTCGGCCCAGGCGCCGCTACCCACGCGCATCCGCGAGATCTACGAGGGCACCTGCCAGATCCTCGACCGGCACGGTCCGGTGGCCGTGGCGGTCGAGCGCGTCTTCCAGGGCCGCAACGTCCACAGCGCGCTCACGCTGGGTCAGGCGCGGGGCGTGGTGCTGCTGGCCGCGGCGCTGCGCGAGATCGACATCGCGGAATATGCGCCCGGCGAGATCAAGAAGGCCGTCGTGGGCTTCGGCCGGGCCGAGAAGGACCAGGTAGCCTTCATGGTGCAGCGCCTGCTGCGGCTGAAGAGCCCGCCCGCCCCCCACGACGCGGCGGACGGGGTGGCCGCGGCGCTCTGCCATCACCTCTCCGGTGGGCTGGCCGGGATCCCCGCGGGAGGGCGTGCATGA
- the ruvA gene encoding Holliday junction branch migration protein RuvA, with protein MISRLKGTLLANEIEVLEIETAGGVVYEVEVPLTVLSHLPRLGSRVELRTVQVVREDSLTLYGFVDGTEREMFKRLLTATGVGPRLALSMLSTMSARRLARALVDRDWALLTQISGVGRKKAEKLVLELAEKVADLAGAGEDGSPVPAAGQEAVRALVALGLQALEADEAVREVLAGEPGMPADQVIRRVLAHRAG; from the coding sequence ATGATCAGCCGTCTGAAGGGCACCCTGCTCGCCAACGAGATCGAGGTGCTCGAGATCGAGACCGCCGGGGGCGTGGTCTACGAGGTGGAGGTGCCACTCACGGTCCTGTCCCATCTGCCCCGGCTGGGCTCCAGGGTGGAGCTGCGCACCGTGCAGGTCGTGCGCGAGGACTCCCTTACGCTCTACGGCTTCGTGGACGGCACCGAGCGCGAGATGTTCAAGCGGCTGCTGACCGCCACCGGGGTCGGTCCGCGGCTGGCGCTCTCCATGCTCTCCACCATGTCGGCGCGTCGGTTGGCCCGCGCGCTCGTGGACCGTGACTGGGCCCTGCTCACCCAGATCAGCGGGGTGGGACGCAAGAAGGCGGAGAAGCTCGTGCTGGAGCTGGCGGAGAAGGTGGCGGACCTGGCCGGTGCCGGAGAGGACGGGTCCCCCGTGCCCGCCGCCGGCCAGGAGGCCGTGCGTGCCCTCGTGGCCCTGGGCCTCCAGGCCCTGGAGGCGGACGAGGCGGTCCGGGAGGTGCTGGCCGGCGAGCCCGGGATGCCCGCGGACCAGGTGATCCGACGGGTCCTGGCCCACCGGGCGGGGTAG